Genomic DNA from Rana temporaria chromosome 1, aRanTem1.1, whole genome shotgun sequence:
gaatttttacttccagattttgtctgaaaataagatcgagggtGTGcccagaagcatgtgtgggcccacatactagttgctgcagacctagtccttccaagtggtcaatgcaggcaacGGCCACAGGATCtcgtgaggagttggcccaaaggttgagatccccaagcagcaaaaaatgtttgctgtttagTGTATAAGTGGACAGAAATTCTGTCAAAGAAGTGAGAAACTGCGATTTTagacccggtggtctatagcagagtaggataTGGATGGTCTCCTGTGGATTTGTTTGAAGTTGCAGGGAGAGAGATTCCACGAATGGAAGTGTGttctgaaggactggtttagtgatcgagaggtgactctaatggatcactgccaggcctcctcctctttgtcctattctgttttctgttattatgcgatagttctctggcaccagttcatcgagaatggtgttacagtcagctgtgagccagctttctgtaataaagagacagTCTAAATCGCATTGTAGGATGAGATCATGAATTTATATTCGGTGTCTTACTGCTGATCTTGTATTGACCAGAGCGCATGATATGGGCTTTGGTTTGGCTAGGCAGGTGTAGTGGTcgactgtcgatcgtcgatcgattctacaCAGTCGTTCAGTCCTTAAGACTTTTTTGGTGTTGGCCGGAAATCTTGAGGCCAATGGCTTTAGTCCCCAAATAGTTGCTgccgagtacctcagttttgtcatAGCCGCTGACGCACTGGGGGCCGATGCCTAtaagggggggggtgctttgcagTAGTGCTGGGAGTGATGATTCACAGAATCCTAGCTCCCTgtttttgatccagaggaaggcgggaAACCCCTGTCCGTGCTAAGCCAATGTGCcgtggcaggggaaaaaattccttcctgacccccacgGGGCGATCGGACGTGGCCCTGGATCAAATGCTGCAAAGAGCCCAGGTGGTGACCTCTAGGGGGGGAGGGcgcaggggggggaagggggggggtttaCCAACTGGTAGTTTTTGCGTTATGGCTTGAGTCGGGAGAGAGCGGTAGGTGACCCCCAAGACAGGGGTGCACCAGGCTGGTTTCTGGTAGGGAGGTGCGGGGGGCCACTCAGCCGCGGGCGACGCTGGCTGGGGGAGGAAAGCCCTACCTATCTACATCCAGGAGCCACATGTCCTACTCCTAGGTAACGTGCGCCGATTACTACTGGATGCAGTTCTAGCCCTGGGGAAGAGTCACTCTTTCAGACTCAAGCCTGAAAAGTCAGGAGAAGCTgtgacccaaaaaaaaatgtctcagggtctgggtgtaccaagatggccaccagctgTGATCAGGCCCAAGCCAGGGGCTATGAGTCTAGGGGGTCTGCACAGTCTGCGGCAGGAGGCTCAGGGGTAACTGGGGGAATACTAGGGATCCTCCTGGGCCGCGGGGTTTAGTGGAGTTTGAGGGGGGGGTTGATTGGATGTATGTGTGCGGCGGACAGAGAAGGAGAGCGAGggacatcagagagagagagagagagagagagagagagacattagAGGGAGAACAAGGCATCAgaaagagacagagggagagacatCAGAAAGAGATATCAGAGAAGGAGAGCGAGggacatcagagagagagagagacattagAGGGAGAGCGAGGcatcagagagagacagaggaagaGCGAGGCATCAGAAAGAGGCATGAGAGAGACATCAGAGAGAGCGAGACATCACAGAGACATCAGAGAGAGGCATGAGAGAGagacatcagagagagagagagagacatcagagagagagagacatcagagagagagagagacatcagaCAGAGACATCAGAGAGACAAAGACATCAGACAGagacatcagagagagagagacagagagagagagggacagagagagacatcagagagagatagagagatagagcgacatcagcgagagagagagacatcagtCGCTTTATCCTTGGAGTCAATCCCTTTTAtattgcatgccaatattctgtttgctttgttaacaGCAGCTGGGTATTGCATACCATTGCTgatcctatcatctactaggacccccatgtccttttccatcctagattgccCCAAAGGTTCTCGtcatgtatagattgcattcatatattttgccacccaaatgcattaccgtatatactggagcataagccgagtttttcagccctttttttagggcttaaAATGCCCCCCTTTGACTTATGTGTACCTGCATTCTTGACAGAATTatatagggccgaaacaactaatcaattaatcgacaaccaattttcataatcgattaatcggccagtaacataatggggttaaaacaactaaaattggccctttctagtacaaaaaagcaaatcgctactgtaaatattactttcactgtcccacagtaaaaaaattaaccccttacagtagcgattatttgctctttttgtacttatttttggtttttttaaccccattatgttactaaacatctcaggcctgggttcacacctctgttttttggtgctttttgcagaaacacactacagttcatttacatgttttcctatgggacacgttcacatccatgattttttttcagctgttgcatatttggaaagggaaggactttttaacgcaaaacggtgctattttgttttttttggttcaatatacttcaataatcggccaactaatcgattatgaaaataatcgttagttgcagccctactattATATTCTGAAACGCATTTATATATTGTAGGCCAATAAAACCAGCAAATATTTCTGATAGTTTTCAAAATATATTTCCAATTCATTCCAAATGTAATCCACTTCCTTTAAAAATGTATACTTGTTAAAttcgaaaaaaatatttggatGTGCAAAAAACAAccacacaaaacaaaacaaaaaaactttattatcatgtaagtataaaaaaagaaacaacacagaacagaaagtggTTACAACTGTGGTAAATGACATTAACAACATAAACGTTTATTTGTTGTACTCTGTTGAGGTTCCTAATGTTTCCTTCAGGCGATACTTCAATTCCGCAATTTTTCTGTTAATAGCATCACTTATTACACCTTTTGAAGTCCCAGGAAACATTTccaaagtagcagctttaaaaagtaaatagAAAATATTAGACTTATTAGATTTTCCTTGTGACCAAAAAGCCCTGTAACAAATACAACTGAGTAAATAAAACTCATGCCTCGTACAAGCGAccaattttcccgtcgggaaaactgctgtgacagcttttggccgggaaaactggccgtgtgtatgctccattgcaggtTTCGCAACAGGAAAACCGCTggaaatcccggcgggaaaaattagaactcttttttcctgctgcgattcccggcggtctttttcctggcagttttcctatgtgaaacactgcagtggagcatacacactgctgggtttcccggccaaagctctcatggcagttttcctgccaggaaaaccggccatgtgtatggggAAAAAAGCTGCTGAGCCGGTTCTCTGCTTTCCCCTCAGGTTTCCTGGCGGTAAAAActccgccgggaaacccgatcgtgtgtacgaggcatcacagtattaaagtggttgtacagcctgtacaaccacttttacctacaggtaagcctagattaaggcttacctgtaggtgctggaaatatctcctaagccacggtttaggagatatttacaatagagccGTGCGCCGATGTCTGGGGCActggcgcactttagaaacgttgatcgtgccatttctaaaggggTCATGGCGTGactgacgtcacgcgactccagccagtcacagagctggagttcgtggccccggaaggaagagaggtgaagatggacgctcgctgctagtggggacagtggtgacatcacaggcttcagtttcaggtaagtgatgcataatgggctactatgcgatgcatagtggcccattatgctttatctttgcagggaaataaagaggaagtaaaacccaccagggtttacttcctcattaagcatgtataaaaacataaaaatatcgtACACCTTTAAAAATCTGTATAGAATCAACATCTTGCCTACAACATGCCCTATTAATGCAGACCGACTACTACCAGATTAAATAAGATACTTCATTTAGACACAGCATTCAAATTGGCTTACTGTCTACCTGCCAAAGCTGATGTTTTCACAGGGTCTAACTGCACCCGCTTCTCTCCATCTGTCAGCCGCTTGGAGGCACCGCCTTTAAAGTTACTTTTTATTAACGTTTCTGTGTCAAATAAACACACAAGAACAGCTCTAACAAATGCAGAAGCTGTACGACATTGATGTGCTGCCGTCCACTGTGATACAGACAAGTACACACCAGTACCAGGATGTAGCTCCATCTGCAATGAGATAAatgacatattaaccacttgcttactgggcacatatacccccctcctgcccaggtgaaatttcagctttcggcactgcgtcgctttaactaacaattgcgcggtcgtgcgacgtggctcccaaacaaaatttacgtcctttttccccacaagtagagctttcttttggtggtatttgatcgcctgtgcggtttttattttttgcgctataaacaaaaaagtgcgacaattttgaaaaaaatacaatattttttacttcttgctataataaatatcccaattaaaaaaaaaaaattataatttttctcagtttaggccgatacgtatgcttttacatatttttggtaaaaaaagaaaatcgcaataagcgactggtttgcgcaaaagttatagcgcttacaaaataggggacagaattattatttttttatattttttttactagaaatggcggcgatctgcgatttttattgggactgcgacgttatggtggacacatctgacacatttttggcgccattcacatttatactgcgatcagtgctataaatatgcactaattacagtataaatgtgactggcattgaaggggttaacactagggggtgaggaaggggttaaatatgtttcctataaagtgttctaactgtaggtgaagggggggtgaccgatctgtgtctctatgtacgagacacagatcggtctcctctccagagacagcaccgctgtctctgtgtgagccggcaatgacagatgatctcatatgtttacatatgagatcatctctcattggccgcacagatcgcatcgcaaacggccactctgattggccgttcgcggcgatctgtaattggctgtgtccaagggacacggccaacacagattttccccgctgcgcgctctggagcgcgcgcggggaccgcccaaaggggcggacgtcaattgacgtcctgttggcttttgggatccgtgctgtagccgtcaattgacggcaggcggatctcaagtggttaagaactagATATTTAATATTAGAATTTAAATGACacagtctttaaaatgagcgaTTAAGTTCTGCAAACAATGTGGAATGCAGGAATTTGAAACCTTCAAAACAAAATCTTATAGAAGCATGGTTCTCAACTTGTGAATAGCGACCCTATGTTCAGTGAATCGCCATGTGCGTTCCAATGCGCTAGATGAAAGGTTCCTTAGCCTCCCCATAGCACAGCACTGTCGGTTCTCACACAGAGATGCCATTCAGAATGTTTCCCGAAGCGTCAGTTTGCAATGGGGTTGTGTTATGGCCATGAGGGAGCTCCATCCATATGTGCATTGAATACAACTCCCTCACATGCCCTGTGGAGGTGCCTGGACCAGAGTGACACCACATTCTGGCTCTATAGCACCTATACAGGGCATGCAAAGAAGCTGTACAAGTAATGCACATGTTGATGGAACTTGGTTACAGCATAGCAGACCATACTGGACCCCGCCCTGTATAATTAATCTACTGTACCATGCAATTGCACCTACCACGcatttgaatggcaccccaaatgcaccTCCCGTCCACAGTTTGATCGCCTGCACCGCAATGCTGTGCATGCTTGTGTGGTGCAATTTGGGTCACGACTTAATGACCAAAGACAAATGTCGGTCCTGAGTTCCCATAGGTTGAAAACCACTGTTCTAGAAAATGCGATAGCAATGCTGTGTTAGCAATTTGAATTATCCTATCTCTGCATGTTTCTACTTCTCTATGGAGGGAACTTTAAATTCGCTAATGTAGTCTTGCATGATTTTATCACGTGCAATTAATTTCAAATGGCACTTAAAAATAAATCCCCCAGAATCTTCAGGtgcggggaaaaaagaaaaccaaccaGTTTAGGTCTAGAGTACGATGCTTGACAAGGAGATGAGCTGAACTCTTCAGATGGGACGGATGCTGATGCACACGATACACCCACACAGGATGAACTGCCACCACCATTCTTCAGTGCTATTAGCTGCGCTGTTGTGGTTTTCAGAGTATCTAATACACCAGGCAACTCTATGGAAATGGAATACTTTAGTTACAAAAACGTTTTAGGAAACATAATGGCCTATTTTCTCACTATATCCATTCACTTAATTTGTTAGATACTTTTACATGATTAGAGGGTTTCCTCCAGTCTGCTGCTGGCCCCCCACTAGATCAAAAATATTTCAGTAGGGTTTCCCAAGGTAAAAGCGAGTATGTCCAACAAAATATAAACGTACTcgttagggctgtgcaaattaacttttaattaatcgattaacctttaatttttttgatcgatcaaaatctttttgatcgattaaaattcttttgattggtactcacctctccgccggcttctgggccttcagggagatcCTTcgtagatccagtaacgtcacggacaccggcggggcttgccgtgtccatctgaagggctcctttgctgtgccttcatatctgcatgccggcgggacctcactatctgccacacgcaagggctgttacacttccctctatcacttccctctatcaacctgggattctacagccatccactgggagttgtgatagttcccttcattggACATCTACAtcccgacggactgatgttaacctctcctcatctggattcagcagtggtatcgttgtacacatttttataccagtatcatacttagctacatgtttttatgactgcttttggtaccgtttggtattactcgcaccatttttacagtttatggagctacatcgattttatctccagtgcaatatttattttgttacctacttgaagactataaaagttttaatgttattcccatcgagcgctgcctttgtttgttttttgtatcctgctatccatttttccagtggttggtagctgcactgggaatcagcctgcaaggagatcagctaaaagtagttggatctgtatgtgcgttataattaatcgaaattagtcgattaatcgattgaaaataaaaacgattaatcgaacagaaacattttgatcagtaacagccctagtactCGTGCAGTATATAATTACCTCGGTGTACTCACTGATACTATAATGAACGTAGTACAGTAAACTCCCAGTTATCAAACGCCTAACTATCCCCATGGGTACTGTagtttctggttgcttgagagctaatagtaactctaaagcaaccccccccccatggcaccCTGTTGCCCCCCATGGCCTGACTGACCTGCTGGCTAGCTTCCTCAGCCAATAGGTAAATGTAAGCAGCTGGGAGCAATAGTAAAACTGCTATTGATCATTTCAAATTGCAATAGCCAATATGGCACCATatttccacacaaaaaaaaaatccagtggaattaaaaactatgggccagattcacaaatgagatacgacggcgtttctcctgatacgccggcgtatctctgtttctatctatgcgactgattcatagaatcagttacgcatagatatccctaagatcggacaggtgtaatagttttacactgtgggatcttagaatgcagtaccgcggccgccgctgcggggagtttgcgtcgtaaaccagcgtcgggtatgcaaattaggagttacggccgatccacaacggtttttcgcgttcgctacgtcgtccatagtcaagtttcccgtcgcaaagttagtcgttttttttggtgccctaactttagtcagcaagtgtattgctgtctaaagtatggccgtcgttcccgcgtcgaaattctaaatttaacgttgtttgcgtaagccgtccgggaatacggaagtacgcttcgcgcgtcgccgttcaaaaaaatgacgtcacggcgcgcaaagcacggcgggagttaggaaacggagcatgcgcagtaggtccggcgcgggagcgcgcctaatttaaatggcacacgcccatttgaattggcccgccttgcgccgtagGCCGCGggcatagttttcatcgcaagtgcttggtgaatcaggcacttgcgatgaaaaattgtggcggtgtaacttatctaggatacgttacgccaccgcaattctacgtgaatctggcccattggatCTAGGTGTAAACTAGCAGGATGAGGAATAAAACACATGGTAACCCACAGATTACCTTACAACATAAGTATCCACTGTAGAATGAAAGGGCAAATAATGTTTGGGCATATGTGTCCATGTTCTACCTGCCTGGCTTTCAGAAATGTAACTACCTAGCTGAGAGGTAGGTTATATTGACTTGCCTGTAACAATTAACTGTCTCAGTTGTTGGTTTTCTTCTTCCAAGTGCTTAATCCGGTTTTCCATTTTCCTGCATCTTTCTGCTGCTTCATCCTCATCTTCGTTATCTTTCAGAGCATCAAGTAACTGCCGTGCAGCAGCTGCTTCTGCCTGTTTGCGGATTGTTTTCTGTGATTTAGCCTACAAAATGTTGCAAATAGTCACTAAACTAAACTTAAATTTAGGATTAATACAATTATCAGTAACAAATCTGTGATATAgccccacaaaaaacaaaaaaacagcattttcgcttgcacatgataagatgataaaatcagcagcttcccctcatttcagatcttcacctcagatctacagcgactgcatttacaAGTGcagtttcaagtgcacttgtagtgcagagtggatatccctttagtaaatcaacccctatgtgatgCCAATAACATCGTAAACAGAATAGTGTCACGTTTGCAGGGGTACTGGCAACACATATACTATACCATCCCCCCCTGTCCTGTACCATCCTCCCCCCCGTCCTGTACCATCCTCCCCCCGTCCTGTACCATCCTCCACCCCTATGCTGTACCATTTTTCCCCATGATgtgtcactcccccccccccccccgtatggtACCATGCTCTCTGCTACATTGTACCACCTTCTTTCCtgtactgtgccatcatttaccccccctgtactgtatcATTCTTCCCCCACACTGTGCCACCCCCCCCATACTTTGCCATCCTTCTTCCTGGTCCTGTATCATCCATCCTTCTGTGCCCCCCAGCCAAATctccctctcaggcctcgtacacacgaccgaacatgtctgctgaaactggtccgcagaccagtttcagcgaacATGTTCGGTCTGTAcgaccgaccggacaattttccggcggatcggacagcatgctaagaaacatgtccgctggaagcctgtccgtcggacatgttcggtcgtctgtacgacttaccggacatgtccgctcggccgaaagccctcgcatgcgtcgtagtgatttgacgcatgcgtgaaagcattgaccttccagggtcgcgcatatcgccgcgtcatcgtcgcggcgacggcgcagccacgtcacagcgtatcctgtccgcagggattttggtttgatggtgtgtacaaccatcagaccaaaatccgccagcggacatgtccgatgaaaacggtccggcggaccgttttcatcggacagttcgtccgtgtgtacgaggcctcagacaacTGTCTCAGCTCCACACTGCCTCCTTGTAAatcgcatagctcccaactgtccctgatttcgagggactgtccccgattcggaggaatgtccctctttcctcctcatttgtccctcattttggtttgaTCTATAGTTAtgcataaaatgcactttttatctatcaaaaggtgttaaacctttcatctgatttctaaattgctgcttttgaaaattccaaaagccaatataaaggaataatagtggtaaaaaaagcacttgggggtttaaccaatcttgttttaagtgggcatggcaaggggtgtgtcctatgcctgcatacttttgctgatagtttCTCTCATTCCCACCTCAAAAAGTTGGGATGTATGCAGAGTGTCACAGAAATAGACAGGCCCCGGATCACAGGCAATCAGAGCAGCTCTCAGGGCCAGACACCACCTTTTTCACACAGTGAAGCCTGCCGAGGAAAGTTCAGGGAAAAGTTTAGTGTGTATTCTTTGTGGACAATGCAGAGAATGGGAGCAGAGACGCACAGCACAGCCAACATTCTTACAGTGACAGGTCCCCACCTGGCTGAAccgtcagtccacccctgcacgTGTGTATCTTTTGAGTGCTCAAGGGGCCGCTGCTTTGGTTCCCAAAACAATGACTGGGCCTGGGGcaacttccccttttgccctgagtTAAAGACAATCTTTAACGTACTTATGCTAAAGAAGAGTATCAATCCTACATTCATATTAAAGACTGTACCTGAACATATTCAGGGGCAGATTCATCCTCCGATGTTGATAATTGTTCTAATGTTCTTTTTGAAATTCTTTTTGCGCTCAATGTTGTTTCTTTTTTGGCAACAAGGCTATTTCGTTTTTTCATTAGTGAATGTTCTCGatctaaaaacaaaaagcatatattttagTAAGAATCAAGACTTTAAATATCATTATGTGAAAAGGTTTTCTGTCtggacagaaaaaaacactgcgctaacgtaAATATATTGAATTAAATGAACACGTGAAAATGTGAATAAGCAGCCAGTACTAATTACTAAATACCACagtaaaataaaaactaaaaactcAAGATAGTACAGCGCTATAAAATTAATGACCACCAAAAAAAGTCAATTGCAAACAAATAAGGTGAAATACTAAGTGACAACAAAAAACATTGAAAGGTTGTTGAGTAAAaaaggcttcgatctaaggtaagtagatCATAATGCAATAGGCTATGCACACCTATGACTAGCAGTATGTGATGATGGTAACGGCCCACCCACTTACTAGTTGTGGAGGAGAGCATAGGCTGCCAGCTGCTGCTCAATGACCCCCTGGACTAAAACAGCAATTTAAAGGAGTTAAAAGCTATTTTAGCTAAACTTCTTCTGTAAGTCACAGAAGTGAAGGTCgttctgcactcttgtgacctGTTTTTATTCACTGTCGGCTGATTTCACTCACAGTCAAGGCTCTGAAAAAATCCCatccatatggttgggatccatGCATAACCCTGAATTGGCACCTGACTCAGGCGAACCGCAGAGAGCCTGAGTCAGCCCCTCCCACCCCTCcatagcccagtgctccagtgagcactggaggggcagagcccaGAGCCGGTGATTCACTGTCACAGCTCTACTCAGAGCCCAGGGGAGAACttagcgatcagcatttttttgatTGCTCATTTCTCAGCGCAGAGCCAGCGGGGGAgtataaattgtttttatttttccgtacttctcttttaaacctTTCTATCTAGGTGATGTCACATGACAGTGATATTTTGCTGGTAAATGGAGTTCATCTTTAAGCTGATTCGTTTTACATATGTTTCCAAAAAATGATGGAAACATATACTATAGACTCCACTGGTATACTATAGATTCCATTGAAAAAACATCCCAGTTTATCTCTGTGAACTCCAAGTAATGAAAGGTAAACAGTTTTTGATGAGAAAATGAATGCACAAAATGTGTAAGGCATAAGATCCAATTCAGGTCTTATGGTAGTGAAATTGTGTAGGAGGGAGAGCAGTGTTGCTGCAACTGCTATTGAGTGCCAAGGAAAAACATGTTCCATCGTAGGGAACTTCAattatctaaaaatagattgctaAGAAACAACCTGTGTGGTTCaggtaaaaatacacattttctaCACGATGCAAGCAACATACACAGGTGTATTTATTCACTAAACTTTAAACAGGACCCTAAAATACAAACTAGCCTTTTATTATTCAAGTTTCTCTATTCATTCTTATAGCCCAATATGTCCAAATATAGCTTTCTTAAGGTGGTATTCAACTCCAATTTTTAAAAATTGCTGACAGGTAATGTTTTTAAGACAGACGATACCTTATTGGACGCTTATGTCATAAATGCTTCCCTGCATGGGTTATGCAACTGCCCTCAGGAGATAGGACAGTGACAAATAAAACTGTAAGAAAATctctcccctgatgaagtcacgtgttggGAGGAGCTGGTGACATCACACCGCAAAACCGGAAGTGTGCGGCCGGCCATTTTGTATATTGCTGTGCACCAGTATATGCACATTTTAAGTTTATTATAATGGATTTTAAatgaaaacatagggccagattcacagaagagatacgccggagtatctactgatactccggcgtattttcaaatttgccgcgtcgtatcttaatttgtgattcacaaacaagatacgacggcttttggctaagatccgacaggcttaaggcttcgtacgccttcggatcttaggctgcaatacttcggccaccgctgggtggagtttgtgtcgttttccagcgtcgggtatgcaaatgagcttttacggcgaactacaaaggttttcgcgttcgttacgtcgtcgctagtaattttttcccgtcgcaaagttaagcatgcttttacatggcttaactttagacgagccatgttaaagtatggccgccgttcccgcgtcgaatttcaaattttttttttgcgtgaggccccgtactcacgaccaaacatgtctgctgaaactggtccgcggaccagtttcagcggacatgttcgttcgtgtgtaggcagtaacgtacagaattccagcaaacaatcgtcggccagaccgttttccaacgaacaactgtttcctggtcttgctttaaaacagtctgctggaatcgtgtccgtcagacatgttcggtcgtctgtacacaaaagcagcgtacaaaaaccccgcgcatgctcagtccaaatgaggagacgggagcgctcgttcaggtaaaactcgcgtttgtttgggatatggcacattcgtcattagaaaccttttattctagcaagagaacaatgtcttaaaaaggcgcactaaaccacattttcaagcctcgttttattaattcttctcttgctagaataaccccgttctcttgctgatgcaatttcaatagagttgtcccatactgaaatgtcacatttcttgcttgtgatgtaatcctttaataatgttttctatgccagacgtgtgttttggttggtggtcctccataatttatagtagtcatttttgtaaaggaatgtgcattatt
This window encodes:
- the LOC120914621 gene encoding uncharacterized protein LOC120914621, whose amino-acid sequence is MKKRNSLVAKKETTLSAKRISKRTLEQLSTSEDESAPEYVQAKSQKTIRKQAEAAAARQLLDALKDNEDEDEAAERCRKMENRIKHLEEENQQLRQLIVTELPGVLDTLKTTTAQLIALKNGGGSSSCVGVSCASASVPSEEFSSSPCQASYSRPKLMELHPGTGVYLSVSQWTAAHQCRTASAFVRAVLVCLFDTETLIKSNFKGGASKRLTDGEKRVQLDPVKTSALAAATLEMFPGTSKGVISDAINRKIAELKYRLKETLGTSTEYNK